Sequence from the Streptomyces peucetius genome:
CCCGCGCTCTCCGGGCTCGCGGACTCGCTGCTCGCCGGGGAGGCCCGGCGCCTGGACGAACTGCGGATCGCGGCCGCCGAGGAGCTGTACGCCGCCGAGCTGGCTCTGGGCCGCCTGGACCACCTGGCGGAGCTGACCGCCCTGGTCGAGACACACCCCGTCAACGAGCGGCTGCGCGGTCAGCTGATGGTCACCCTCTACCGTCTGGGCCGCCAGGCCGACGCCCTGGCCTGCTTCCGGGCGGGCCGGGACTCGCTCGTCGAGGAGCTGGGCATCGAGCCCGGTCCGGAACTGAGCGAGCTGCACGAATCCGTCCTGCGGGGCGACGACGACCGGCTGCCCGGCAGCCCGGCCCGCGCACCGGCCGCCGGGAACCACCGGCCGCCGGCCCATTTGCCGCCCCGCCTGTCCGACTTCACCGGCAGACGCGAGGAACTGCGTCTGCTCACCGCGGGTCTGACGTCCACGCCGGTGCATGTCGTCGCCGGACCCGGCGGCAGCGGCAAGTCCGCCCTTGCCGTGCACGCCGCGCACCAGGTGACGGCCCACTTCCCGGACGGACAGCTGTATGCAGAACTACGAGGCATGACCGAGTCCCCGGCCACCGCGGCCGAGACCCTCGGCGGCTTCCTGCGCGCGCTGGGCGTGCCGGACCAGCAACTGCCGGACTCCGCCCAGGCCAGGGTCGAGCTCTATCGCACCCTGCTCGCGGAGCGGCGGCTGCTCATCCTGCTCGACGACGCCGCGAACGAACGGCAGGTACGTCCGCTGCTTCCGGCGGGCAGCGCGTGCGCCGTGCTGATCACCGCGCGCGACCGGCTGGGCGGGCTCGCGGGAGCCCGGCTGACCGAACTGGACGTGCTGGTGCCGGACGAGGCGATGGACCTGTTCACGACCATAGTCGGCGCGGACCGGGTGCAGGCGGAGCCGGAGGCGGCGGCCCGCATCCTCACCGCGTGCAATCATCTGCCGCTGGCCATCCGCATCGCCGGGGCCCGCCTGGCGATGCGCCGCCGGCTGCCGCTGGCCACGCTGGCGGACCGGCTGGACGACGAACGCCGTCGGCTCGACGAACTGCGCGTCGGTGACCTCGCGGTGCGCTCCACCATCAGCCTCAGCTTCGAGGCCCTGGACGAGCAGACCCGCACGGCGCTGGGCCGCCTCGGCCACCTGGGGCTGCCGGACTTCTCCAGCTGGGTCGTCGGCCGGCTGCTGGGGCTGCCGGAATCCGAAGCGCAGCGGCTGCTGGAGGGACTCGTCGACGCCCAGTTGGTGGACTTCGCCGGGGTGGACACCGCGGGCGTGGACCGCTACCGGCTCCACGACCTGGTACGGATCTTCGCCCGGGAGCACGCGGAGGAGACGGAACCGGCCGACGTCCTGCGGTCCACCGTCGAGGCGCCACTGCACGGCTGGCTGTCGCTGCTGCGTGCCGTGGCGGCGAGCCGGCCGCCCGCAGAGATGATCTGGCAACCGCGTGCCACCGCGCCCGAGCCCGAGCCACCCGAGGAGCACACCCGGCGCGTCCTCGCCGACGTCGCCGGCTGGCTGACGAGTGAGGAGCCCGCGCTGGCCCACGCCGTCGAACGCGCCGCCGAGCTCGGACTCGACCGGCTGGTGTGCGAGGTGCTGTCGGCCCATACGGCCGTCGAACTGGGCAACAGCCGCTATGAGTTCCGCGAGCGGATCATCTCCCTCGGCGTCGCGGCCGCGCGGCGTGTCGGGGACCAGCGCACCAAGGCCGCCATGCACGCCGAACTCGCCCGGCTCCGTTTCGCCCAGGACAGGTTCGCCGAGGCCCGCGCGCACTACGGCGAGGCGCTCAGCGGCTTCCGGATCGAGCGCGACGTGCGGGCCCAGGCCGCCGCGCTGGCCGGTCTGGGCACCGCCTGCCGCGAGCCCGGGCACCTCACCGAGGCCCTGCACTTCCTGGACCAGGCCGGCGTCCTGGTGCAGGCCATGGGCGACCCGCGCGGAATGGGCTACGTCCATCGCATCCGCGGCTCGGTCCGACTGGAGCAGGGGGACTACGCGGGCGCCAAGAGCGACCTCGACGTGGCGTTGTCGGGGTACCGCGAGGCCGGCAGCCGCCGCGGCATCGCCCTGGCACTGCGTACCGAGGGGCTGTACCACCGGGCCCGCGGTGACTATGAGGAGGCGCTGCGCACCTGTGCCGAGGCCGCGGACATCTTCGCCGGGCTCGGCGACCGGCTGATGCGCTCCTATGCCGTGCGGGCCCATGCCAAGGTGCAGTTCAGGCTCGGCATGGATCACGGTGTGCTGCCTCGGCTGGAGTGGGCGCTGAGCGTGGCGAGCGCGGCCGACGACCGTTTCGGGCAGGCGGTGACGCTGCGGACGATCGGGCAGCTGCATCTGACGGAGGGGCGGCTCGATTCCGCGCTGAGGTGCCTGGACTCCGCGATGACGCTGTGGGAGGCGATGGACGTCCAGGTGTGGAGGGCGCGTACCGAATACGACCTGTCGCTCGTTCACGCCGCCCGCGGTGACGCGACGGCCGCGCAGGCCTGCCGCACTCATGCGATGGGCGTGTTCCAGGAGTACGGAGCCCGGGAGTTCGCCGAACTCAACGGCGCTGCAAAGGTCGGTGCAGAGCAACTGAAGCACGGTTGAAGCGGGTGCGCCCAGTGTGGTCGGCGTCATGAACGGCCGACTCCCCAGGGGGAATTCACCATGCGTATCAGCCTGCGTCGCCCGGTCTCCGCACTCACCGGTGTCCTCACCGCTTCGGCTCTCGGCCTCACGGCCACCGTCGTCACCGAGGTGGCCGCCCCGGGCACCGCGCACGCCTCCTCGGTCGGCGGGTCGATCAGCCGCAACGAGATCCTGAACCGGGCGGAGTGGTGGATCGACAACTACGGCGCCATCTACAGCCAGGACCAGGCTGACGCCAAGCCGTCCGTCACGGGGGAGAAGTACCGCCCGGACTGCTCCGGCTTCGTCTCCATGGCCTGGCGCCTGCCCAAGGACGGCGGCTGGGACCGCAGCACCCGGAGCCTCACCTCGTACGGGGACACCGACTACATCTCCCTGGACTCCCTCAAGCCGGGCGACGCGATCCTCGACTCCGTCGACGGCCATGTCGCCCTGTTCCACAAGTGGACCGACTCCAGCAAGAGCCAGATGTGGGTCTACGAGGAGTACAGCACCGGTGACCCGGGCCGGCACGTCGTCAAGTCCAAGTCGGCCTACGAGAACTCCGGCTACCGGGGCGTCAGCTACGACGAGGTCGTCGGCTCCACCGGCTCCGCCTCCGTCTACGGCACCCTGAGTGACGGCCGGCTGACCTACACCCGGATCGACACCGAGACCGGTCGGCGGAGCCACGGCGCGGTGGCCTCCACGGCGAAGCTGGGCTTCACCCCCAAGGCCATGGCGACGCTCAACTTCAACACCGTCCTGGTGACCTCCACCTCCGGTTACCTGTACCGGGTCGACGTCATCACCAACAACAACTCGCTGGAGTTCGATACCCCGGTCCGCCTGGGCAGCGGCTGGACCCACGACCTGCTCACCTATGACGGCAGCGGCCACCTCTACGGCATAGCCGACGGCACCCTGCGCCGCTACACCATCGGGGCCGCCAAGCCCACCGCCTCGAACATCACCGGGAACACCCTCATCGACACCGGCTTCGCCCTGCAGACGCTCACCTCCACCGGGCCGGACTGGCTGCTGGGCACGACGAGCGGCGGCGAGCTGCTCTCGTACCGGATCCGTGGCGCCGGTGACTGGAGCCGCTACGAGCTGCGGTCGTCGACCTGGCAGACCATGGACAACCTGATCGCCCCCGGCGGCGGCGCGTTCTACGGCCACCGGGCGGAGGGCTCGCTGCACGCCTACCTCGACACCCTGCCGGACAACGGCAGCGGCGCCGACCTGACCGGCACCGGCACCGTCGACACCAGTGGCTGGACGCAGATCCTGCTGTCCGCCCAGCCCCGCACCGCTCAGTAACCGCCCCGCCGAACGCGCTGCCGGATCCCTGTGGTCCGGCAGCGCAGCGGTGTCGGACACAGAGGCCGGGTCTCCGCCGCAGTGCTCGTGCATGAGCGAGCCGAAGCCTCGGACGTGCACCGTCGTGCCCCGGGCGGGTCCGCGCATCGGCGGCGCCTTGTCCCGGCGCGGGCCGGACCCGTAAAGTGACCGGCCAGCAAGCGCTTTCTACGCTCTCCACGAGGAGCAACTCCATGTCTCGCCCCCCAAGCCGTCTGCGTGCCGCCGTCGTCGGCACCGGAGCCATCGCCCACGGCAGCCATCTGCCCGCCCTGGCCGACCACGCCGACGCCGTGGAACTCGTCGCCGCCGTCGACGTGGACAAGGCGCGGCTCGACGCGTTCTGCTCCGCCGCCGGCGCAGGGGTCGAAGGCTACGACCGCCTCGATGCGATGCTGGCCGCCGCCCGGCCCGATCTGGTGCTGCTCGCGTCGCCGCCCGCGTTCCACCGCGAACAGAGCGTCGAGGCCCTGCGGGCCGGCGCCTGGGTGCTGTGCGAGAAGCCGCTGTGCCTGTCGCTCGCCGAGTACGACGCCATCGCCGCGGCCGAGGGCCGGGACGGGTCGGGCGGTCCCCACGTGTCCGTCATCTTCCAGCACCGCTACGGCTCCGGCGCCGCCCACGCCCGCGAACTGCTGACCTCCGGAGCACTCGGCACGCCGCTCGTCGCCCACTGCCAGACCACCTGGTACCGCGACACGGACTACTACGCCGTGCCCTGGCGCGGCCGCTGGGCCAGCGAAGGCGGCGGCCCCTCCATGGGGCACGGCATCCACCAGATCGACCTGCTGCTGCATCTGCTGGGCGAGTGGACCGAGATCCGCGCCATGGCGGGCCGGCTGGTGCACGACGTGGAGAGCGAGGACGTCTCCACGGCGCTGGTGCGCTTCGCGAACGGCGCGATGGCCACCGTCGTCAACAGCGTCGTGTCGCCGCAGGAGGTCAGCCGGATCCGGATCGACTGCGCCGACGCCACCGTCGAACTCACCCACCTGTACGGCCACTCCAACGACGACTGGCGCTACACCCCCGCCCCGCACGCCGCCGCCGACGGGCCGCGCGTCGAGACGTGGCGCACGCCCGCCGCCGAGCTGCCGAGCTCGCACTCGGCCCAGCTGACCGGTGTCCTGGCGGCGATGCGCGCCGGGACGCGGCCTCCCGGCGGCGGGCCCGACGCCCGCCGGACCCTGGAGTTCGTCGCCGCTTTGTACAAGGCCGCCTTCACCGGACTCCCGGTACGGGCCGGTGAGATCACCCCCGGGGACCCGTACTACTCCGCCATGCACGGCGGTCACCCCGACTGGGCACCGGTGGACGCGAGCGGCGGCGGCCGGTGAGCGCCCCCGTCTCCCTCACGCACACGCACGGCGAGAAGGTCGTCGTCTCCTGCGCGGGGGTGGACCTGATGACGTACGTCTACCGGCCCGATCCCGAGGCGTTCGAGTCCCGCAAACCGTACGTCCATCCGCTGCGCACCCTCTCCGGCCGCGTCGTCACGGGCTACCGGCCCAGCGACCACCGCTGGCACAAGGGTCTGCAGATGACGGCGAGCCATCTGTCCGGGCAGAACTTCTGGGGCGGCAACTCCTATGTGCACGGCGAGGGTTATCTGCCGCTGCGCGACCGGATCGGCTGGATGCGGCACGACGGTTTCGACGCCCTCACGGCGGAGGACGACCGGCTCACCCTGGCCGAGAAGCTCACCTGGATCGAGAACGGCGGGGCCGAGTGGGCCCGGGAACAGCGCCGCCTCACCGTGCACTCCGCGGAACCGGACCAGGGGTCGTGGGCGCTCGACTGGTCCATCCACCTCACCAACGTCCATGACGAGCCGCTGCGCTTCGGCTCGCCGACGACCGCCGGGCGGGAGGCGGCCGGCTACACCGGGCTGCACTGGCGCGGGCCGCGCGACTTCACCGGCGGCCGGGTCTTCGGCCCGGACGGGCCGGGAAGAGACGGAGAGGCGGGCGCCGCCGCCCTGATGGGCCGCCGCACGCCATGGCTGGCCTTCACCGGCGTGCACGACGAGGTCGACGCGTGCAGCACCCTGGTCTTCGCCCACGCACCGGAGAACGAACACGCCGTCCATCCGTCGCACTGGTTCGTACGGTCGGAACCGACCCCGACGGTCGCCTTCTCCTGGGCGTTCCACGAGGAGTTCGCACTGCCGCCGGGGGCGAGCTTCGCCTACCGCTACCGGATCGTGGTGGCCGACGGCGCACCGGACCGCAGGGGGATCGAGTCGCACCTGCGGTCCTGGTGACGCTGCTGATCAAGGAAGGGCTTTACGGCATGCGGTCGCCGAGCAGCGCCAGGTTCTCGATCGCGGCGAGGCCGTACAGCGCCGTGTCGTTGGTGTGGACCCAGTTCGCCTCGCTGCCCGGCACCAGCGTGACCGGTCCGCCGACCTCTTCCGTGGCCCAGGGGGCCGACTCCTTGTAGCCGTCGCTGTTGTAGAACTTCTCCCACGCGCGCCGGGCCAGCTTCTCGTCGCCGGTCTGCACGGCGGCGTACGCGTCGAGCCGCGAGTGGCCCTGGAAGAGGATCAGCGAGCCGAAGTGCGAGCCGTAGCGCGCGGCCTGCTCGGCCTTGGTTGCGTTGAAGGACCGGCAGTAGTCGAGGTACGCCTCCTTGAACTCCGGCATGTCCACCAGGTCGATCAGCTCGGCGCACAGCTCGTTCAGTCCGAAGACCGCGGAGAGGTGCGAGACACCGACCTTGGGCTCCTTGTCGATCGCGAACCGGCCGGTGTCGAGGTCGTACAGTCCACTGCCCTGGACGAAGCCGTTGGGCTGGGCGGCGATCGTCTCCATCGTGGACAGGACCCTGGCCTTCGCCTTCGCCGCCTTGGGGCCGCCGCGCTCCCATTCGGTGAGCCAGGCGGAGACCAGTCCGCTCCAGTCGGTGCCGAAACCGATGGACAGCGCGTGGCGGTCGGGGGTGTACGGCTCGGTGCGGATCTTCCGGATCGGGTCGAGGGCGAGGAAGGTCTCGTCGGAGTCGACATTGGCGTGCATCAGGTCGCCGGTGCGTTCGTCGGCGGTGAGGTAGTAGTAGAAGCGGCGGTAGGTGGTGTTGGCGATGCGCTGCTGCTTGGCGCTGTCGGCGTAGTGCTGGATGCCGTGCCGGGTACCGAGGCCCGCCCATTCGCCCAGGTGGTAGACGTCGACCTCGCCGGTGTGGCGGGTCATGGCCTCGGCGAAGCGGAAGATGTCGGCGCGGCCCGAGCGCAGATAGGCGTACCAGAGCCAGAGGTCGGGCGAGAGTTCGGAGTTGTCCCAGGCGTAGCCGCCGACGTCGTAGCGCCACTGATGCCTGGCCGGGTCGTAGCTGTGCATGATGTCGCCGTAGTCCCAGAAGCCGTACCAGCGCCGCATGTCCACCTGGTCGCGGTAGTAGGAGAACAGGAAGTCGAGGTGGTCCTCGATCCTGGCCTTGGCGGGGGTGGAGCGGTCCGGTTCGGCGAACAGTCCGCCGAAGACCTTGGCCGACACCAGATGGGCGGGCGGGGCGGCGAGCTGGGGCGGGGTGCGGACGGCGGCCGTCTCCTTCGCCAGGGTGCCGGCGCCGGGTGTGGAGTCGTGGGCCCAGAAGAGGAGTTCGCTGGTGCGGGCGATGCCGTAGGGGGTGCCGAAGCCGGGCTCGTAGTCCTCGTACGTGATGTTCAGCCCTTCGAGCTGTTCCTCGTACGTGTCCTGGCCCATGCCGTCGTGGTAGAAGCGCAGGTCCATCGGCTGGGCCTCGGGCGACCAGAGCCAGAGGGTGACCTCCGCGCTGTCGGTGTGGGCGTCACGGATGTCGAGTCCGGCGGGGTGCTTCTCCCAGAAGTCGCGCAGCCCGAAGGACAGGCCGCCGCTCGCGCCGCCGACGTAGCCGAAGCCGGAGGCTCGCCGGCCGCCGCCGGCGGCGATCCAGCCGTGGCCCTTCTTGGTGCGCTTGCGCACGGTGAAGCCGTCGGCGGAGAGCTGGCTGAGGGTGTAGTCGCCCCAGTCCGGGACCAGATGGAGCCGGCTGGTGACGCGCTGGTCCCAGGTGGCCGGGTCGGGCAGCTTGCGGCCCTCGAACTGGGCGGCCTGGACGGCGGCTCCCGGGTCGCGGCGCAGTCCCGTGACACCCTTGACGGCCTCGCGGAGCATGCCGGTGCCGTCGCCGCCGAGCCGGATGTGCCGGTCGTACGCCGGGTCCCGCATCGGCACGGTGAAGCGGACGCCGAGTCCGCGGATGAAGTCGCCGCTCGCCTTGCCCGGCTCCTGGGTGCCGTCGTAGGTGATGGTGTGCACCATGCGGAAGGACTCGGCGCCCGCGTAGAAGTAGAGGCGTACGGAGAAGGGCAGCCAGCTGCGGTTGCCCCGGCGGTGCTTGCCGTCGATGCGGACGACGGCGCGTACGGGGCCGTCCTGTTCGACCCGGGTCTCCCGGATGACGCTCTCGAAGCGTTCGTACGTCTCCCTGCCCTGGTCGCCGTCCTCGATCTCGCCCTGGCGGAGCAGTACCAGCCGTCCGTCCCTGGCGATCTCGGTGGTGCCGCGGGTGACGGACTTGACCAGGCTGGATCCGCTCCTGCCGAGTTTCGCGGTGATGACGCCGGTGGAGACCTCGATCGTGCCGCCCCTGGTGGTGACGGCGACCCGGCGGGCAGGAGCAGCGGCGGGGCGGCCCGCCGTGAGGGTGAAGCTGTCCGCGGTCGTCTCGGGGCCGATGGCGTGCGCGGTCCACTTCAAGGACCCGTCGGGCCACTGGGCGAGCGGCCAGGTCTGGACCGGAACCTCCTTGCCGTCGGGGGTGGCGAGCGAGAAGGTCTGGTCCTCGGCGTGGAGGCCCTTGGGCCAGGGCACGCCGAGTGTGGTGCCCGGGGCGGCGCCGAGCCCGTCGGCCTCGAGCCACTTGAGGGTCACCGGCTGGGGGCCGGCGGCCGCGGCCCGGGGTGCCGCCTGGGCGCTGCTGCTGCCGAGGGCCCAGCTGAACTGGGCGGCCGCGCCTGCGGCCGCGGCCGCCGAGAGCAGGGATCTGCGGGAGATGGGGGACATGACAAATTCCTTCCGTACGACCGTGCGGGCGGGAAGAAGCGGGGAAACAGGGGAATCAGCGGGCGGCGTACCGTGTCTCGACGGCCACCGCGGCCGCCGCGACGGCGCCGGTCACCGGGACGGCCAGCGGCGCCATGAACCAGGCGGAGGCCGCCACCACGGCGAACCCTCCGACGAGCAGCAGCGATCCGGCGGGGTCGCGGACGGTACGCCGGGCCGCCGCGCGCAGCAGGTCGCGCCAGCGTGCGCCGGGGTGCCAGGCGGCCGCCGCGCGCAGCACCGCGACGACGGCGGCGATGAAGGTGAGGACGCAGACGGCGCCGGTGAACGACCCGCCGGGCAGTCCGGCCCGTACGGCGGCGAGGTTCAGCCAGAGCAGCCACAGCGCGGCGAGGCCGGACAGGCCGACCAGCCAGCCGCCGCGCGCCGCGGTGGCGAAGTCGGCCGCGAACAGACGCCACCCGGACGCCTCGTCGCGCAGATGGCGCCGCAGGTGACGGCTCCCGGCGGCGAAGGCCGCCGGGGCCGTCAGCAGCGGCAGTGCGGCAAGAGTCATCCACACCCCGGTGAGCAGGCACTCGGCGAAGACACCGAAGCCGGTGGCGAGCCGGGACGGCCGGTGCGTTGCGGATCGCGCGGCCACGGGCGGTCAGCCCTTCAGTCCGGAGGTCGCCATGCCGTCGATCAGATAGCGCTGGAAGGCCAGGAAGAAGGCCAGCACGGGCAGCAGTGCGACGAGCGACATCGCGATCATGCCGCCGTAGTCCGCGACGGCGTCCTGGTCGATGAACATCTTCAGGCCCAGCGAGACGGTGTACTTCTCCGGCTCGTTCAGATAGATCAGCGGCCCCATGAAGTCGTTCCAGGCGTTGATGAAGGTGAAGATGGCGCTGGTGATGAGGGCGGGCCGGCACAGCGGCAGCACGATCGACCAGTAGATGCGCAGATGGCCGCAGCCGTCGAGCCTGGCGGCCTCGTCCAGTTCCTTCGGCAGGTTCCGCATGAACTGGAGCATGAGGAAGACGAAGAAGGCGTCGGTGGCGAGGTACTTGCCGAGCAGCAGCGGCACATAGGTGTTGATCAGTTCCAGCTTCTGGAACAGCACGTACTGCGGGATCAGGATCACGTGGTACGGCAGCAGCAGGGTGCCGATCATCAGCGCGAACATCAGGTTCCGTCCGGGGAACCGGATCTTGGCGAAGGCATAGGCGGCGAGCGAGCAGGACAGGAGCACGCCGGCCACGGAACCGACCGCCAGCAGTGTGGAGTTCAGGAAGAAGGTGGAGATCGGAATGTCGGCGATGCCCTCGGTCAGCCGCCGGTAGTTGTCGGCGATCGGCTCGGCGGGGAACAGGTCGAGACTGCCGACGATGTCACCGCTCGGCTTGAGCGAACCGCCGATGACCCAGGCGACGGGATAGAGCACGACGGCCAGCAGTGCCAGTGAGCCGAAGTGCCAGAGCAGCGAGCCGCTGCGACGCCGCCGGACGGTGGTGAGTGTGCCGCTCATCGGGCCGCCTCCTCGTAGTGCACCCAGCGCCGCTGGGACCAGAACAGCACCGCGGTGACCAGGCCGACCGCGAGCAGCAGCATCCAGGCCATGGCGGAGGCGAGGCCCATCCGGCTGTTCTCGAAGCCTTGTTGGTACAGGTAGCAGGTGTAGACGAGCGTGGCGTCCGCGGGGCCGCAGGTGCCGTTGCTGATGATGTACGCGGACCCGAAGATCTGGAAGGAGTGGATCGTCTCCAGCAGGACGTTGAAGAACATCACCGGCGAGATCATCGGCAGTGTGATGTTCCAGAACCGCCGCCAGGGCCCGGCGCCGTCGACCTGGGCCGCCTCGTACAGTTCCCGCGGCACCTGCTTGAGTCCCGCCAGGAAGATCACCATCGGCGCTCCGAACTGCCAGACGGTGAGCGCCACCAGGCTGTAGATGACCCACTCGGGGTCGCCGATCCAGCCGCCCACGTCCATGCCGAGGAACGACTGGGCCTTGTCCACCACGGCGTCGTCGGAGAAGAGCGCACGCCACACGATGGCGACGGAGACGCTGGCGCCGACCAGCGAGGGCGCGTAGAACGCGGCCCGGTAGAACGCCTGTCCGCGCCGGCTCTGGGCCAGCAGGAGCGCGACGCCGAGGGCCAGCAGCAGCTTCAGCGGGGTCCCGATCAGGACGTACTTGACGGTCACCTCGACGGAGGTCCGCCAGCGCGGGTCGGCGAACATCTCCGAGAAGTTGCCGAGGCCGATCCACTTCGGGGAGGCGAAGAGGTCGTAGTCGGTGAAGGCGAAGTAGAGCGAGGCGACCATCGGGCCGGCGGTGAGCAGCAGGAAGCCGGCGATCCAGGGCGACATGAACAGATAGCCGACCAGGCCGTCCCGCCGGCCGCGGCCCCGGGCGGCGGGCGGGGCCGTGCCACGGGCCGGGAGCGGCGCGGCGCCCGCCTGCCGTTCGGCCGGCTCGGGCTTCATCACGGTGGGGCTTCCCATCAGGAGTCCAGAGCCGTCTTCGCCTCGGTGAAGAACTGCTTCACGGAGTCCTCGACGGGGGCCTTGCCGAGCGACATGTCGCCGGCGATCCGCAGGAAGGCCGCCTCCACGACGTCGGCGCCGGCGGGGTGCGGGGTGATGGGCTCCAGCACACCGGCGTCGGCTATCTGCTGCTCGTAGGCGGCGATCTTCTTGCTGACCGGGTCGGTGGGCCGGAATGCCTCGAACTGCTCGGTGGTGGAGAGCACGCCGCGGTCGTATCCCATGATCCGGCCGGCCTCGGGGTCGTGCACCATGAAGCTGATGAAGGTGGCGACCTCGGCGGGGTGCTTGGTGCGGGCGCTGCCACTGAGCATCAGCGACCCGAGGTACTGGGCGGTGCGCTTGCCGTCCGTGGTGGGGATGGGTGCGATGGCGTACGAACTGTCGCCCTCAGCGGTGTAGCGCGCGGTGAAGTTGTCCCAGGTGAACTCGCCGCCTGCCAGGCCCTGGGCGAGAGCGGACTTGGGCTTGATCTGCTCGACCTTCTTCGGGTCGGCGTACAGCCCGGACTTGACGCGCTTCATCGCCTCCGTCCAGTACGGGACGAGGTCGCTCTCGGTGAATCCGAGCCCGTTCTCGGTGAAGAACGCCTTGCCGTTCTGGCGGAGTATCAGGTCGTAGAGGTACATGACGCCGTGGGGCCCGGAGTCGCCGGCCCTCCCGGCCTTGTCGTGGATCCTGATGAGGGCGTCGTCCCAGTCCTCCCAGGTCCAGCCGGTCTCCGGAGTGACGCCCGCCTTCTCGTAGACCCTCTCGTCGATGATGTAGCCCATCGAGTTGGACCCGACGGGGACGCCGAGGAGCTTGCCGTCGATCTCGCCGAACTTCTCCAGGCCCGCCCGGAAGTTCGCCAGGTCCAGGTTGCCCTTCTTTGCCTGCGGGCCGAGGTCGAGGAGCACACGCTTGGCGTCGTACTTGCGCAGGAAGCCGACGGCGTTCTGGAAGACGTCGGGCGGGTTGCCGCCCGCGGCCTGGGTGTTGAACTTCTTCCAGAAGTCGCCGTACTGCTGGAAGTCCGTCTTGACCTTGATCTTCGGGTGCTTCTTCTCGAAGAGGGCGATGGTCCGGTTGATCTTCTCGGCCCGGTCGTCCGCGCCCCACCATGCGTAGCGGATGGTCACGGGGCCGCCGGACGAGCCGCTGCCCGCGCCGCAGCCGGCGGCGGTGAGACCGACACCGGCAAGGGACGCGCCGGCCGCCTTGAGGAAGGT
This genomic interval carries:
- a CDS encoding Gfo/Idh/MocA family protein: MSRPPSRLRAAVVGTGAIAHGSHLPALADHADAVELVAAVDVDKARLDAFCSAAGAGVEGYDRLDAMLAAARPDLVLLASPPAFHREQSVEALRAGAWVLCEKPLCLSLAEYDAIAAAEGRDGSGGPHVSVIFQHRYGSGAAHARELLTSGALGTPLVAHCQTTWYRDTDYYAVPWRGRWASEGGGPSMGHGIHQIDLLLHLLGEWTEIRAMAGRLVHDVESEDVSTALVRFANGAMATVVNSVVSPQEVSRIRIDCADATVELTHLYGHSNDDWRYTPAPHAAADGPRVETWRTPAAELPSSHSAQLTGVLAAMRAGTRPPGGGPDARRTLEFVAALYKAAFTGLPVRAGEITPGDPYYSAMHGGHPDWAPVDASGGGR
- a CDS encoding PmoA family protein, with product MSAPVSLTHTHGEKVVVSCAGVDLMTYVYRPDPEAFESRKPYVHPLRTLSGRVVTGYRPSDHRWHKGLQMTASHLSGQNFWGGNSYVHGEGYLPLRDRIGWMRHDGFDALTAEDDRLTLAEKLTWIENGGAEWAREQRRLTVHSAEPDQGSWALDWSIHLTNVHDEPLRFGSPTTAGREAAGYTGLHWRGPRDFTGGRVFGPDGPGRDGEAGAAALMGRRTPWLAFTGVHDEVDACSTLVFAHAPENEHAVHPSHWFVRSEPTPTVAFSWAFHEEFALPPGASFAYRYRIVVADGAPDRRGIESHLRSW
- a CDS encoding tachylectin-related carbohydrate-binding protein, producing MRISLRRPVSALTGVLTASALGLTATVVTEVAAPGTAHASSVGGSISRNEILNRAEWWIDNYGAIYSQDQADAKPSVTGEKYRPDCSGFVSMAWRLPKDGGWDRSTRSLTSYGDTDYISLDSLKPGDAILDSVDGHVALFHKWTDSSKSQMWVYEEYSTGDPGRHVVKSKSAYENSGYRGVSYDEVVGSTGSASVYGTLSDGRLTYTRIDTETGRRSHGAVASTAKLGFTPKAMATLNFNTVLVTSTSGYLYRVDVITNNNSLEFDTPVRLGSGWTHDLLTYDGSGHLYGIADGTLRRYTIGAAKPTASNITGNTLIDTGFALQTLTSTGPDWLLGTTSGGELLSYRIRGAGDWSRYELRSSTWQTMDNLIAPGGGAFYGHRAEGSLHAYLDTLPDNGSGADLTGTGTVDTSGWTQILLSAQPRTAQ
- a CDS encoding AfsR/SARP family transcriptional regulator; amino-acid sequence: MLHLRLLGPVEAVAAEGRIDLGGAKPRALLAALALEPGRVVSATRLVDVVWSENPPASARALIQTYVSTLRRSFAEAGHPDIIVTRAPGYALRADAAVVDADRFARLLDRSREAAAARDFAGAAGLLREARALWQGPALSGLADSLLAGEARRLDELRIAAAEELYAAELALGRLDHLAELTALVETHPVNERLRGQLMVTLYRLGRQADALACFRAGRDSLVEELGIEPGPELSELHESVLRGDDDRLPGSPARAPAAGNHRPPAHLPPRLSDFTGRREELRLLTAGLTSTPVHVVAGPGGSGKSALAVHAAHQVTAHFPDGQLYAELRGMTESPATAAETLGGFLRALGVPDQQLPDSAQARVELYRTLLAERRLLILLDDAANERQVRPLLPAGSACAVLITARDRLGGLAGARLTELDVLVPDEAMDLFTTIVGADRVQAEPEAAARILTACNHLPLAIRIAGARLAMRRRLPLATLADRLDDERRRLDELRVGDLAVRSTISLSFEALDEQTRTALGRLGHLGLPDFSSWVVGRLLGLPESEAQRLLEGLVDAQLVDFAGVDTAGVDRYRLHDLVRIFAREHAEETEPADVLRSTVEAPLHGWLSLLRAVAASRPPAEMIWQPRATAPEPEPPEEHTRRVLADVAGWLTSEEPALAHAVERAAELGLDRLVCEVLSAHTAVELGNSRYEFRERIISLGVAAARRVGDQRTKAAMHAELARLRFAQDRFAEARAHYGEALSGFRIERDVRAQAAALAGLGTACREPGHLTEALHFLDQAGVLVQAMGDPRGMGYVHRIRGSVRLEQGDYAGAKSDLDVALSGYREAGSRRGIALALRTEGLYHRARGDYEEALRTCAEAADIFAGLGDRLMRSYAVRAHAKVQFRLGMDHGVLPRLEWALSVASAADDRFGQAVTLRTIGQLHLTEGRLDSALRCLDSAMTLWEAMDVQVWRARTEYDLSLVHAARGDATAAQACRTHAMGVFQEYGAREFAELNGAAKVGAEQLKHG
- a CDS encoding Tat pathway signal sequence domain protein, which codes for MSPISRRSLLSAAAAAGAAAQFSWALGSSSAQAAPRAAAAGPQPVTLKWLEADGLGAAPGTTLGVPWPKGLHAEDQTFSLATPDGKEVPVQTWPLAQWPDGSLKWTAHAIGPETTADSFTLTAGRPAAAPARRVAVTTRGGTIEVSTGVITAKLGRSGSSLVKSVTRGTTEIARDGRLVLLRQGEIEDGDQGRETYERFESVIRETRVEQDGPVRAVVRIDGKHRRGNRSWLPFSVRLYFYAGAESFRMVHTITYDGTQEPGKASGDFIRGLGVRFTVPMRDPAYDRHIRLGGDGTGMLREAVKGVTGLRRDPGAAVQAAQFEGRKLPDPATWDQRVTSRLHLVPDWGDYTLSQLSADGFTVRKRTKKGHGWIAAGGGRRASGFGYVGGASGGLSFGLRDFWEKHPAGLDIRDAHTDSAEVTLWLWSPEAQPMDLRFYHDGMGQDTYEEQLEGLNITYEDYEPGFGTPYGIARTSELLFWAHDSTPGAGTLAKETAAVRTPPQLAAPPAHLVSAKVFGGLFAEPDRSTPAKARIEDHLDFLFSYYRDQVDMRRWYGFWDYGDIMHSYDPARHQWRYDVGGYAWDNSELSPDLWLWYAYLRSGRADIFRFAEAMTRHTGEVDVYHLGEWAGLGTRHGIQHYADSAKQQRIANTTYRRFYYYLTADERTGDLMHANVDSDETFLALDPIRKIRTEPYTPDRHALSIGFGTDWSGLVSAWLTEWERGGPKAAKAKARVLSTMETIAAQPNGFVQGSGLYDLDTGRFAIDKEPKVGVSHLSAVFGLNELCAELIDLVDMPEFKEAYLDYCRSFNATKAEQAARYGSHFGSLILFQGHSRLDAYAAVQTGDEKLARRAWEKFYNSDGYKESAPWATEEVGGPVTLVPGSEANWVHTNDTALYGLAAIENLALLGDRMP